DNA sequence from the Phycisphaerae bacterium genome:
CGACAACTGCGATCTGGTTGCCAACCCCGGTCAGGAGGATGGCGACAGCGACGGCGTGGGCGACGCCTGCGATAACTGCGTGGCGATTGCCAACCCCGGCCAGGAGAACGGCGACGGCGATGCGTTCGGCGACGCCTGCGATAACTGTGACGACATTACCAATCCCGGTCAGGAGGACTGCGACTCCGACGGAATCGGCGACGCCTGCGAGCCGGATTGCGATACCGACGGCATCCCGGACGACTGTGAGGACAACCAGTCCGACTGCGACAGCGACGGGACGCTCGATGAATGTGAGCAGGACTCCGACACCGACGGCATCCCGGATGACTGCGATGACTGTCCGAACGATCCCAACAAACAGACTGCCGGCGCGTGCGGCTGCGGCGTCTCCGACATGGATACTGACAGCGACGGGACACCCGACTGCAACGACCTTTGTCCGGACGATCCCAACAAACAGATTGCCGGCGATTGCGGATGCGGCGTCGCGGATGTCGATGCCGACTCCGACGGAGTCCTGGATTGCGAAGACAACTGTCCGGTGGATTCAAACCCCGGCCAGGAAGACTGCGATACCGACGGCGAGGGCGATGCCTGCGAATCCGACAGCGACTCGGACGGCGTTCCCGATGCCTGCGATATCTGTCAGGGCTTCGACGATGCCCAGGACGCCGACACCGACGGGATTCCGGACGGATGCGAGACCGGGGCCTGCTGCGGCGACTTCCAGAACAGTTGCGCGATCCTGTCCGAGGCGAACTGCCTTAAGTCCAATGGTAACTACCTGGGCGACGGCACGACCTGCGCGCAGGACGGCGACGGCGACGGCATTCCGGATTGTCGGGATTGCTGCCCGAATACACCGCCCGGCGCCATCGTCGACGAGAGCGGCTGCCAAGACCTCAGCGCCGCAGCCGGCGGACCGTACCGGAGACGTTGTCCGGACACGCCCGTGATCGTGACCATCCCGCTGAATGGCAGCCGCACCGGCCAGATCTCGACGTGCGATTGCCCGAACGGCGCCGTGACGGTGGAGTGGACCATCGATTGCCCGGGCATCACGATTCTGAACGCGAACCAGGAAGACGCCGTGCTCCAGATCGATACGAGCATTACGGGATGTCCGCTGGATTGCGACGTGACGTTGACGGCCACACTGGAATGTGCGCCCGAGGGCGAGGCATCGCCCACGGGGGTCGTCGTTCAGCAGGTCTCGGCGACGGCTCAGGTCGCACTCTTTGACGACTGCAATAACAACGACATCGATGACGCCAGCGAGGTCGATTCGGACGGCGACGGCATCATCGACGATTGCGACCAGGAAGAACCCGTGCCGCAACCGCTGCCCGGCGCCTGCTGTTTCCCCGACTCGACATGCGCGAGTGCGGCGGATGCGGCGGCCTGCTCCGCGGCGGGCGGCGTCTTCGCCGGTGCGGGCACCGACTGCTCGACCACAAGCTGCGAGTGCGGCCAGCCGGGCGGCGTCAGCCTGCTCTTCAGTACGCTCTCCTTCGCGCCGGTGTGCGGCGGGGGCTGCCTGATGATGATCCCGGCAACCGTTCTTGGATTCCTGACATTGCGGAGTACGCGGCGAACTCACAAGAAGCGGATGCGACGTGGTCGCAGCGATTCCAAGTCTGGAGGGCTGTAAAGCTGAGAATCGAGGTTGGGGAAGAAGCCTGGGGGCGCATCGCGCCCCAGGCAGGGCGGAGGCGATGGCAGCCTCCCCCCATGGCTCACTGCCTGATTGGCGAGGAGCCGTCCCAACCTGAGTTTCGCTGCGGCCAAGAGCGGTGCCGGGGGAACCGACTTCCAACGACGCTTGACTGTTAACGCACAGGAGGCCCGACTCGGTGGAATCGTCGGGAAACGCGGGCCCTTCGATAGCACCAACGTCCGGGCCGCTTATCGCCCCCGCAATGCCCCTTTTCGGGCACATCTAAGTCCCAATAAGCTGTTTTGATAAATTTGGTTATTTGCCGGTCCTTTTCTGTTTGACAGCCTTTTGGGTTAGGGTACAATTCTCAGGAAGCGTAACGGAGGAGGAAAGCCCATCGACGGGCTTCCGATCCAATTCTCACCTCGCAGGGGACGGGATCCACAAAACTCAGGCGTTTGATCGCAGTCGACGGCTCGACAGGCGGCGACGACCGGCTTATTGTCGCGGTTCTCATTGAGATTCGCACTCGGATGAAAGTTCCGTACGGAGGATTTATGTTTGGCTTCGGTAAAAATTGTCAGCGGACCATTTCCAAGGGCTGTAAGAAGTCATCCAAGGGCAACGGGGTCCTAATCCTCGCCGCCGCCTTGACGTTGGGCTTGTCGTCGTCGGCCAGTGCACAATGCTCAACGACGTGCGGCCCAGGCGACACAGTGGCGGTGTTTGGATTCAGCACCATGAACAGCAATGCCCCGGCCAACGGACTGACGCTGTCGGTGACCGACACGGGCATGACGACGCCCGGGGGCAATGTGCTCGTCGACTTTACATTCCGTGCATTATCCAATACGGATTTGCAAGGGATGTCCGCCGTGTGGTTCGACGACCGCTGCACTCCCACGCCTCCCCTCCTGACCCTCGCTGACATCATTGGCGATAATTCCAACGGCCATGTCGTTACGTTTTCGCCGGGCGCGTCGCCAGGCGATCCACCGAACAGCTCAAACGTCTGTCCGGACTTTGTTACGACGGATTCATTCTCGGCCGACGCCGACAGCGGCAGCGGTTGCGGCGGCGGCGTGTGCAGAGTTGACCCCGGCGAGTTTCTGACGGTTCGTTTTTCGTTGCAGACCGGCAAGACATATTGCGACGTGATTAACTGCATGCAACAGGCCCGGGAACTCCCCGCAGCCCGCCCAGGATGCGTTGATGCCCAGTCGATTGCAGGGTTGCGCGTAGCCGTGAACCTCGATTTCCCGGGACAGGGCTCTTCGGCGATGAACGGGCCGTGTGCCTTTATCGGCGGTGACTGCGATGAGGATGGAACGCCGGACGAATGCGAGCTGAGCTGCTCCGGGGCAGGCGGTTTCTGCGATATCTTTCCGGATTGCGGCGGGTCAACGGATTGCAATACCAACGATGTTCCGGATGAATGCGAAATGGATGTTTGCGACGACGGAGATCCCTGCACCGCCGACAGTTGCAACAGTGGCGCCTGCGTCCATACACCCATTCCCGGCTGCTGCAACGATTCCACGGACTGCGACGACGGGCTCTTCTGCAACGGCGAGGAGACCTGCGTGGGCGGCGTGTGCGTGGATGGGCCTGACCCTTGTCCGCCCGGCACGACTTGTAACGAGGAGTCTGACACCTGCGACCCGACCGGGGCCTGCTGCGGCGACTTCCAGAACAGTTGCGCCATTCTATCCGAGGTGAACTGCAACGATGCCAATGGTGAATATCTGGGCGACGGCACCACCTGCGATCAGGACGGTGACAGCGACGGCGTCTCCGACTGTATCGATTGCTGCCCAAGTTCACCGCCTGGCGCCATCGTCGACGAGACCGGCTGCCAGGATGTCGGCGCCAACGCCGGCGGACCGTACCGGAGGGCCTGTCCGGATTCGCCCGTGATCGTGGCGGTTCCGCTGAATGGCAGCCGCTCCGGCCAGATCTCGACGTGCGATTGCCCGGAAGGCACCTTGACGGTGGAGTGGACGATTGATTGCCCGGGCATCACGATCCTG
Encoded proteins:
- a CDS encoding thrombospondin type 3 repeat-containing protein, which codes for DNCDLVANPGQEDGDSDGVGDACDNCVAIANPGQENGDGDAFGDACDNCDDITNPGQEDCDSDGIGDACEPDCDTDGIPDDCEDNQSDCDSDGTLDECEQDSDTDGIPDDCDDCPNDPNKQTAGACGCGVSDMDTDSDGTPDCNDLCPDDPNKQIAGDCGCGVADVDADSDGVLDCEDNCPVDSNPGQEDCDTDGEGDACESDSDSDGVPDACDICQGFDDAQDADTDGIPDGCETGACCGDFQNSCAILSEANCLKSNGNYLGDGTTCAQDGDGDGIPDCRDCCPNTPPGAIVDESGCQDLSAAAGGPYRRRCPDTPVIVTIPLNGSRTGQISTCDCPNGAVTVEWTIDCPGITILNANQEDAVLQIDTSITGCPLDCDVTLTATLECAPEGEASPTGVVVQQVSATAQVALFDDCNNNDIDDASEVDSDGDGIIDDCDQEEPVPQPLPGACCFPDSTCASAADAAACSAAGGVFAGAGTDCSTTSCECGQPGGVSLLFSTLSFAPVCGGGCLMMIPATVLGFLTLRSTRRTHKKRMRRGRSDSKSGGL